TTTCAGCGTGCAGAGCTACCCCGAGCGCAACTTCACCGGACGCGTCCGGCAGGTCAGGTTGCAATCGAAAACTGTACAGAGCGTCGTCACCTACACCGTGATCGTCAGCGCGGACAACCCCGATCGCCTGCTTCTGCCAGGGATGACCGCGACCGTCGATTTCGTCGTCGAACATCTTGACGACAGCCTGCTGGTTCCAACTTCAGCCCTGCGCTTCGCCCCGGAAGAGAAGAAGCCCGGCACGCCCCGGAAAAAGCGCGTTGAAACTGACAACCAGCGCGTGTATCGCCTGCAAGGCACCGCACAACTAGAACCGGTCAAGGTGAAGTTAATCAGCAGCGATGGGCAGCATGCGGCGGTGAGCAGCGAAGAGCTAAAAGTGGGAGATCTGATCGTGACGGCTCTGGGACAGGAAGATAAAACCAGCAAGAAGAGTTTTTCGCTGTTCGGCGCGATGCGCGGCAAGCCAAAACGATGAGCGCCGTCTGCCTTCAGGTACGTGATCTGACCAAGGTCTTCGATCTGGGTCAAGTCCAGGTTCATGCCCTGCGCGGGGTGACGCTGCAGATTGAGCAAGGGGAGTTTGTCGCCGTGATGGGCACCTCGGGGAGTGGCAAGTCGACGCTGATGAACATTCTGGGTTGTCTCGACCGACCGACGGGCGGTGACTATCAGCTCGAGGGGGTTGCGGTCGGCACGCTGCCACCCAACGCGCTGGCCAACATCCGCAACGAGAAGATCGGCTTTGTGTTTCAGGGGTTCAACCTGCTGGCCCGCACCACGGCCCTTGAGAACGTTGAACTTCCGCTGCTTTATGATCGCCGCCACCGCATCGAGAATCCCCACGAAAGTGCCCGCCTGGCCCTGACGCGCGTCGGCCTGGGTGATCGCCTCGATCATGTCCCCAACCAGCTCAGTGGCGGTCAACAGCAGCGCGTCGCTATCGCCCGCGCGCTGGTCACGCGGCCGGCCATCATCCTGGCCGATGAACCGACCGGCAACCTGGACAGCCACACCACCCTCGAAGTGCTGAAGGTCTTTCAGCAGCTCAACGCCGAGGGGATGACGATTGTGCTGGTCACCCACGAGACCGAGGTCGCGAGCTACTGCAGCCGGATTATCGAACTGCGTGACGGCCAGGTGCGACGTGACCAGGCAGTAGCCGCGCCACGCGATGCAGCAACCGATCTGGAAGCAAGGCAGCAGGAGCAGCCGGCATGAAATGGCTCAAACTCATCCAGGTGGCATTGCACAGCATCGCGCGCAATAAGATGCGCTCTCTGCTGACCATGCTCGGAATCATTATCGGGGTCGGTTCGGTGATCGCTTTGGTCGCTCTGGGAGAAGGTTCGTCCAAGGATATTGAGGCCCAGGTCGCGACCCTCGGCACCAACCTGTTGATGGTCCGCTCCGGCAGTAGCCGAGTTGGCGGGGCCCGTGGCGGAGCCGGCAGCCTTGATACCCTCACCATGGCCGACGTCTCGCGCCTGCGCACCAACGCCAGCCTGCTGCAGGGGGTCTCACCTGAGATCCGCGTCACTGCCCAGGTGGTAGCCAGTAACCGCAACTGGAACACCACCGCCATCGGCGTCGCCCCCGAGTATCTGTCGATCCGCAATTACCAGGTAAAAAGCGGCGACAGCTTCGGCGAACGCGAAGTGCGGACTCGGGCCAAGGTGGCGCTGATCGGGACAACCCTGGTGCGCGAACTGTTCGCCGGCGCAGACCCTATCGGCGCCTCAATCCGCATCCGCAACGTGCCGTTTAAAGTGATCGGGGTGCTGGCGAGCAAAGGACAGTCCGCCTTCGGCAGCGATCAGGACGATATCATTCTCGCCCCATCGACCACGATTCTCTATCGCCTCAGCGACGGCAAGACGGTGCGCTCCATCGTGGCCAGTGCCACCAGTCCCGAAACCATGGAGGCTGCCAAAGAGCAGATCGGCCAGATCCTGCGCGAAGACCATCGCATCCCGTCTGGTGGCATCGATGACTTTCATATCAACGATCAGAGCGAAATCAACCAGATGGCAACCCGCATCACCGGCACATTAACCCTGCTGCTCTCGGCCATCGCGGCGGTGTCACTGCTGGTGGGGGGGATAGGTATCATGAATATCATGCTGGTTTCGGTGACCGAGCGCACCCGCGAGATCGGCATCCGGCTCGCCATTGGCGCCCGCCCGCGCGATATCCTCGCCCAGTTCCTGATCGAGGCGGCGATTCTCAGTCTGCTGGGCGGGATCATCGGAATTGCAGGAGGGCTGGGGACCGCCTGGGGGGTCGGCAGCATGCTCGGCATCAGCAGCGTCATCAACCCGAGCGTGATCGTGGTCGCGGTGCTGTTTACCGGTGCCGTCGGGATTTTCTTCGGTTTTTATCCCGCCCGCAAGGCGGCCAACCTTAACCCGATCGACGCTTTACGCTATGAATAGCCAGCCCTGCCGTACGCGACCAATGTCTCAGCCGCCGAAGCGGTTATGATGCAATTTATCCCAGGGCAGCGCATCAAACTCATGCCCCTTCGGCGTTTCGACAGGATAACCAAACCCGATGATGATCGGCACCTCTAATCCGGCGGGAATCTTCAACAACTTCCGCACATACTCTCCCGCCGAGCAGCTCTCATCGTGGGCGCGCAAACGTAACTGTCCCCAGCAGCTTTTCAACCCCAGGCTCTCCGCCGCGTACTGTGCGGTGATTCCGGCAATCGCACAATCCTCGACCCAGACATCGCTCGCCGCCGGATCGGCAACGATCACCAGCGCCAGTTGAGCCGACTGCATGAAACGCGTACCGTGTGCCTTGCTCACGGCCAGTTGTTCGATCAACGCCTTCTCTTCGACGAAGATGAACTGCCAGGGACGGTTGTTGCGGGAGGTTGGCGCACGCAAAATCGCTTCACGCAGGGTTTCGAGGGTATCTGGCCTAATGGGAGCGTTGGTAAAGTCACGGACACTGCGGCGCTGACGTAAAATATTGAGCATGCTCGTATCTCCTCATGAAATATTTTAACTATTAATCATGCCATAATATCTGGCCCTTGGAAATTCGATACGGAGTGGCCTGTTCATGGTGATATCAGATACCAGAATCCAGAGCAAAAGCCAACGACAGGCTTGCCCCGCGTTGATTTTCCTTGTCCTGGCCAAGGTTGGCTGCGATGTCCGTAGATTCCAATCCTAGGATAATGCTAGTCTGCGAATAAAATGTTCTGAGAGGTAACCTCAATGCAGGAGCAAGGAATGCGGCGACTGACCAATGCCACGCTGGACAACATTTTAAAGATGTCACAGACACCAGCTAATTACTGGGGTGAATTTATTCTCGATATCCCCGTTGGGATTTTTCTGATCTATGAAGGTTCACAAAATGCCGACAGTCATCCGGTACAAGTCATTGTGACCATCTTGATCGGGTTATTTTTGTTCAGCTTTATCGAGTATTTCTTCCACCGTTGGCTGTTTCATGGCTCGATGCGCATCATGGTGGAGGGACATAGTGAACACCACGCGAACCCGTTAGGTTATTCCGGACTACCATTCTTCCTGCCGGCTCTGGTGTTGATGGGACTGGTAGGGGTCTTTATGTTGCTGCTGCCAATGAACTACTCGTTCCTGTTGGTGGGGACCATAGCCTTGGGCTACGTCGCCTACGGACTCAGCCACTTCATCATTCATCACTTCCGTTTTCGGCCTGGTCTGGCTCGACGCTGGGCGGCCAATCATCATATTCATCACTTCCACCCCGAGACAAACTTTGGCGTGACAACTCCGCTATGGGATATCGTGTTCAAGACACTGTATGTGCGTAAATAACACCCGTAGAAGAGGGTTGTTCGTCTGGAGATAATCAAAGAAACGCCAAAGCAGGAGAGCGAACGGACGGCTAAGGACCGGGCGGAGAACTCCAAAAACCAGATCCGGATGAATGAAATAGTTACATAATTCCGGTAATTCCAGTGTCATCCATAGGACTGGATCGCAGAGAGAGGTAAAGCTATCAAGCAACAACGTCCCTTAATACCTTTGGCCTTTGATTGGGCTATTTAACTCCGCAGTAGGATCAACTCGTCAGGTTGTTAATCACAAAATTCATGCACTGTGACACCTTTTCACCTTCGGTCGTCAGACAGTAAAACCGCTGATCATCCTGATCAATCAAACCGTTTTCTTTAAGCACTTTTAAATGAAAATTAACCTTGGTGTGGTCGTCGATACCCAGCCCCCGGGTCACGTCCATGAAGCGGAGTCTGGCATTGGCAACAAGCAATTGCAAAATTTGCCTGCGAATTGGGTTGGCGAGGGAGTTGAAAGTCCCGTCCATATTCAGGGTCATCTGGCAGGCTTTGAATTTTGCCTCTTCGAGGACTCGCCTCAAGGTTGTCAAAAGGTCAGCCGACTTGAAGGGCTTGGTCAGATAATCATCGGCTCCTCGGCGCATCGCCTCAACGGCATTCTCAACGGTCGAAAAGGCTGTCATCAGCACCACCCTGATCTGCGGCTTTTGTCGATGCAGCAACATGAGAGTTTCCATCCCACTGAGGCCGGGCATAATCAGATCCAGCAACATGAGATCAAAATCCTTGTCCTTTACGATCTCAAGCGCCTCGGTGCCATTCTTTGCGAGAGTAACTTCATATTTATCACCTGCAAGAACCTCTTGCAGGTTTTCGCGCAACTCTTGATCGTCATCTACAACGAGTATGCTGTTCATTGAAGTGATCTTTCTGGCAAGGGGAAGAGAAGTCTGATTGCCGTTCCCTCACCCATCCTGCTGTTGATAAGAATTTCACCGCCATGCAACTCCATAATACCAAAACATATGGCCAACCCAAGTCCGGTCCCTTTCCCCGGCTCCTTTGTCGTAAAAAATGGGTCGAAGACAAACTTCATATCTTCTTCGCGGACACCGGTGCCCTGATCCTGGATCATGCAACAGAGGTTAAGGCCCTCGACCCGGGTCATCACCTCAATCCTGCCACCCTGTGGTGTCGCTTCCATAGCATTCATCAGCAGGTTCAGAATAACCTCTTCAACCTTCCAGGGGATGCCATTAATGTCGGGGATATCATCAAGGTCGAGGTGGAAATCGTAGAAATTCTGGCGGCTGCCAATCAACTCGAAAGTCTTCTGAATTATCTCATTCAGATCAATCGGTTCCAGTTCTGTTTCCCGATTGTGTGAGAAAAACAAAAGTTCACTGGCAATTTTGGCTGCCCTTTCATTGTTACGCTTGATCGCATCAAGCTTAACAATGCAGGTGTGGTCCAACTGATTTTGTTTTTGCAGATATTTCTCCAGTAATTCAACATTGATCAGTACATTTGCCAGAGGATTGTTAATTTCATGAGCAATACCGGCAGAAAGTTTCCCCAAAGAGACCATCTTTTCACTTTGCGCAAAACGTTTGAGACTTGCTTCGATTTTAGCCTTTCGCTCAACATCAAATATCTGTAACGCACGCATAATACAGTGCAACACCAGGAAGGCCGCAAAGGCTCGGTAGATTTCTATGGGAGCCCCGAAAACGTTTGCCCCGGAGGGAAACGCCCCCGCAAAAACCCCGTACAACATAATTGCAAATCCTGCAAGTTTGAGATTTCGTGCTCCGTGCCGGCTCAGAGATTCGACAGTTGCAGCATAGCGAACGAATCCGTACCCGGCGATTGCAGCCCCGGGAAGGGCTATAAAATTACGTACATAAAGTTCGTATTGAAACAGATCACCATACAAAGAAAGATTGATGATTGGACCGACGGCCAGAACAACGACCAACGCGATGAGAATCGCCCCGATCGTGCGGGTAATCTTGTTCAGCAACAATAATGCGAGGCCAAACCAAAGTAAAAGACCATATGAAAGCCCAAGGAGAAGGAGTTTAGCGAGCTCCCAATCGAGAGAATATGCCCCCTGGAAATGCGCATAATTCATACCCAAGAAGAGTTCAAGCCATTCGCTCAGGCCATGAGCATAGGCAAACAGCGCAAAGATCCACAATACCCGGGCCACTTTCAGGTCACTGAGGCGCAGGTCCCTTGATGTGATCGCTGATCCGATGGTGAAGAACACCAGCCCATAGAACAGATAAAGAACAAAAAAACCTGTTTCAGCAATCATTGCGTTACCACCATCCTGTCACTTCTACCAAAAAGTCCGGTCGGCTACTGCCGATACCAATGAAATATAAAGCTTCAATATTGACAATCCAGCTAAAACTTCACCTGTTTGCACCGAACCAGAATCCCGCCACA
Above is a genomic segment from Geopsychrobacter electrodiphilus DSM 16401 containing:
- a CDS encoding sensor histidine kinase codes for the protein MIAETGFFVLYLFYGLVFFTIGSAITSRDLRLSDLKVARVLWIFALFAYAHGLSEWLELFLGMNYAHFQGAYSLDWELAKLLLLGLSYGLLLWFGLALLLLNKITRTIGAILIALVVVLAVGPIINLSLYGDLFQYELYVRNFIALPGAAIAGYGFVRYAATVESLSRHGARNLKLAGFAIMLYGVFAGAFPSGANVFGAPIEIYRAFAAFLVLHCIMRALQIFDVERKAKIEASLKRFAQSEKMVSLGKLSAGIAHEINNPLANVLINVELLEKYLQKQNQLDHTCIVKLDAIKRNNERAAKIASELLFFSHNRETELEPIDLNEIIQKTFELIGSRQNFYDFHLDLDDIPDINGIPWKVEEVILNLLMNAMEATPQGGRIEVMTRVEGLNLCCMIQDQGTGVREEDMKFVFDPFFTTKEPGKGTGLGLAICFGIMELHGGEILINSRMGEGTAIRLLFPLPERSLQ
- a CDS encoding sterol desaturase family protein; protein product: MRRLTNATLDNILKMSQTPANYWGEFILDIPVGIFLIYEGSQNADSHPVQVIVTILIGLFLFSFIEYFFHRWLFHGSMRIMVEGHSEHHANPLGYSGLPFFLPALVLMGLVGVFMLLLPMNYSFLLVGTIALGYVAYGLSHFIIHHFRFRPGLARRWAANHHIHHFHPETNFGVTTPLWDIVFKTLYVRK
- a CDS encoding ABC transporter ATP-binding protein → MSAVCLQVRDLTKVFDLGQVQVHALRGVTLQIEQGEFVAVMGTSGSGKSTLMNILGCLDRPTGGDYQLEGVAVGTLPPNALANIRNEKIGFVFQGFNLLARTTALENVELPLLYDRRHRIENPHESARLALTRVGLGDRLDHVPNQLSGGQQQRVAIARALVTRPAIILADEPTGNLDSHTTLEVLKVFQQLNAEGMTIVLVTHETEVASYCSRIIELRDGQVRRDQAVAAPRDAATDLEARQQEQPA
- a CDS encoding ABC transporter permease, encoding MKWLKLIQVALHSIARNKMRSLLTMLGIIIGVGSVIALVALGEGSSKDIEAQVATLGTNLLMVRSGSSRVGGARGGAGSLDTLTMADVSRLRTNASLLQGVSPEIRVTAQVVASNRNWNTTAIGVAPEYLSIRNYQVKSGDSFGEREVRTRAKVALIGTTLVRELFAGADPIGASIRIRNVPFKVIGVLASKGQSAFGSDQDDIILAPSTTILYRLSDGKTVRSIVASATSPETMEAAKEQIGQILREDHRIPSGGIDDFHINDQSEINQMATRITGTLTLLLSAIAAVSLLVGGIGIMNIMLVSVTERTREIGIRLAIGARPRDILAQFLIEAAILSLLGGIIGIAGGLGTAWGVGSMLGISSVINPSVIVVAVLFTGAVGIFFGFYPARKAANLNPIDALRYE
- a CDS encoding nitroreductase family protein, which produces MLNILRQRRSVRDFTNAPIRPDTLETLREAILRAPTSRNNRPWQFIFVEEKALIEQLAVSKAHGTRFMQSAQLALVIVADPAASDVWVEDCAIAGITAQYAAESLGLKSCWGQLRLRAHDESCSAGEYVRKLLKIPAGLEVPIIIGFGYPVETPKGHEFDALPWDKLHHNRFGG
- a CDS encoding response regulator; this encodes MNSILVVDDDQELRENLQEVLAGDKYEVTLAKNGTEALEIVKDKDFDLMLLDLIMPGLSGMETLMLLHRQKPQIRVVLMTAFSTVENAVEAMRRGADDYLTKPFKSADLLTTLRRVLEEAKFKACQMTLNMDGTFNSLANPIRRQILQLLVANARLRFMDVTRGLGIDDHTKVNFHLKVLKENGLIDQDDQRFYCLTTEGEKVSQCMNFVINNLTS